Genomic DNA from Coregonus clupeaformis isolate EN_2021a chromosome 26, ASM2061545v1, whole genome shotgun sequence:
GTGCTtaacgtcacttttgttttgagccaacTTCGCTGTGGGCTTTTAAcggggcacctggctcacgcccaggcagtggtggaaaaagtacccaattgtcatacttgagtaaaagtaaagataccttttaatagaaaatgactcgtGTGAAAGTCACCTAATAAAATGCTATTGAGGAAGtcaaaaagtataaataatttcacattccttatattaaacaaaccagaccattacggatagccaggggcacaaagacaatcatttacaaacaaagcatttgtttaGTGAGtcggccagatcagaggcagtatggatgaccagggattttctcttgataagtgtgacttggaccattttcctgtcctgctaagcattcgaaatgtaacaagtacatttggtgtcagggaaaatgtatggagtaaaaagtacattattttctttaggaatgtagtggtgtaaaagttgtcaaatatatataaatagtgaagtacagataccccccaaaaaaactacttaagtaaaaatactttaaagtactacttaagtactttacaccactgcgccCAGGAGGCAGCCCTGTTCCAAAACTAATGCaatcaactttcacccggtgcaaaacaTGCCCGCCCGGGCCAGATTAATCTAATCCTCTCTTGTCTGTCTTTTCTAGCTGAAGAGGAACAGGCTGGGCCAGAACGGTGTTCTCCTAAAGCCTTTTCTGAAGGGCCTTCCCCTGCTGTTGTCCTGGAGAAACCCTTTAGAGCCTGAACTAGAAGAGGTCACAGAGACTGAGAGCACCAGTAGCAGCCAGACATCAGATGACGACGCAGACGCCTAACGTGGCTTTACACCCCTCTTCTTCCTCACGCCACGCTGCCTCGCTCATTGCACTCTTCTTGCTCATTCACAAGAGACTGGTCATACAGACACTGGTGTGACAGAGGGTTCAGAGGTGACGCCTGCCTGCCtgagggtttttctttctttctgctttTTCTTCCGAcacctttttttgtttttgtcttttcCCAGGAGCTCAAATGTTAAttgaacacaacacatcacaattGTTCTTTTGCTTTGGCAAATCAACAACGAGGATTTAACTGGCAAATGACTTCATCAATCAGTACTTTATTTTGAAAAATGGCTTTGACACGTGCTCTTGCTGAAACAATTTGTAGCATTTGTGTTGAGAGGAAACTATCATTGTGAATGGTTGATATTGACATTGCTTCCAGTCCCCTAAATAACCCTTCTATAAGGATTTAGGTTTGTTTTGGTCCATGTTAATGTCTGTCTTATCTGAACAGTGTAAGGCATTCGTTTGCTTATTATATTTCTCGTAAGCGGTAGAAAAACTGTCATTTGCAGTCATGGACCAACATTTCTTTTAATACAATACGGATTTGAATGTAGCCAGTTGGGGCATAAATAATAAAACAAAAGTTCAGAAGTAATGTCAATTGCATGGTTAAGTCACACTTTACTTTACTTATTCTGGAGAAAACCAACATTATCTCATCGAAGCTGATTGTCTGTTTAGTTCGCCATCGTTTTCAGACATGCAAAATTCAAGTTGTTTGGTTGATAGAGACTGTAAACTTAGTCCCCCAAATACTCTTACTGCTTGTATTAAGATACAACTTGTTTTCTTTCTTACATGAGGGACTGCTGTTGTAAATTTACGCATTTACCAGATTTTGAAACTATTCTCCTGGCTGGTGGAATGTTCAGATGGCTTTACCACATAAAGGCTCTTTGTTTTATTTTCTAATTTGGTACTGCTGTGTAAAACATTGATTATTTAATTTGTTTGCATATTGTTCTTACAGCCTTGACATTCAGGGTggattgtaaaaaaatataataaattgTGAGTTTTGAAAGATTTCAGATTATTTTGATAACATTATTTACAGATTTGGCGGCATGTATGAGAAAGAAACTACTGCATCTTGGAAAAAGAAAATTGTAATAAATATTTTATCAGATTGACAAACAGTTGTCTGCTTCTCTGTATCAAAGAATCAAAATCATACAGAAGTGATATGTTTAGTACTAGACTAAAATCAATTTACGTAGTCAAAGATTATAAAGCTGATTTGAGAAATCTGTGTTGTGGCCCTCCGTCCTCCACTCCCACACAACACAGTCATCGACATGGTGACAGTAACCAACAAACAGGGAAATCACCAGAAGCATATCCAGTCCTGTTACGCACATGAGTAAAGTAACCACATACCTATGTTTACTTtgggagaaaaaaggggtaaaTAGGCTAATGATAATCGTTGAGCTCATTTAGGAGTATATTTAATTTTCCACCCTTGGGATATGTGGTGTTTGCCTTTATTGTTCCCCTGCGAACTTGATTAAACGGACACAGTGATGGAGTCATTGGGAGAGTTCAGTTGTCGGGAGTGTAGTATGGCATTCCGCTCCCTTGGACTTCTGGAGAAGCATAAAGCATTATTCTGTATCGGGAGCAGCATTGGAGACCCTGTGGTGCTGAGACAAGGGCAGCCTGAGCGCAAGGGACTCTATCCAAAGCCGGCACGCACCCCTGATCTTATAAGGGTAAGTATGTTCGCTGTTATAGTGGCTCTTGTAGTGTGTCTGTTTGTCTAACATTGATTGTTCCTGGTAGCTGAGAGAGCAGAGGGGTATGCACCTACCGAACATGCAGGGGAGGACCAATGACACAGAACGGAGAGCTGGGAAAGAAGAGAACCTACGGGGCAGTGTGTCAGACAGCCTAGCATTGAGGAACCTTACTAATGAGGTGCTTACCAACGCTCAATCTCAACCATCTAGACATGCAATATAACCTATAGCCACCTTTTGTAGCCCCTTCAATATTACAGAATATGAATTATCATAGACAGACAAATGTCATGCTTGAAATTATAGTTTCATAAGCTGAGGATGTCGATTCAGGAGAGTATGCCCAACCTGCCTAAATGGCCTACTGAGACAGAGGGTCTGGAGGACCAGGTCCAGGTGTTTGGGAGAAAGTGGGGCCACagggagaggctgagagagatggCAGAGCAGCGCGACCAGCAGCTGGCAGAGATACAGACCCACAACCACCTCCTGGAGCAACAGAGAGAGGGTAAGGGGCCATAGAGATCCTCCAACACAAAGAGATATGGAGGAATTCATATTTTATACAGTTTTTCATGTAGAAAGGTTAAATTGGCTAATGTATTCagttacatgtaatctgattTCAGATACTTAAAAAACAAATAGATTactgcctcccgagtggtgcagcggtctaagtgctagaggcgtcactacagacccgggttcaatccaactggctgtgatcgggagtcccatagggcagcgcacaattgtctgggttaggggagggtttggccaggggggctttacttggctcattgcgctctagcgactccttgtggcgggtcgGGCGCTTGCAGTCTGACCTCGGTCCGGGTTAAGCGGGTGGATGTTAAGAAGCGACTCAACCTTTGCCTCCCGAggccgttggggagttgcagcgttgagacaagattgaaattggggagaaaaagggggtaaaataaaataaaaaatagataacTTGGATACATTTTTTATTCAGACAggatatttgcgagaaaaaaatgaattttgatacttttctgttttctcaatgacattcaagtCTAAGTTTATTCCACCTGAgagagtctgaccacaagtcagtgaccactatgatgacacaccaaatgtgtttgatggttGATTTTTGTCTTTTTCTAATGTCTCTTAAGGGGAACGTTATCCAAAAGTAACAAAGTAATCAGAtaacgttactgagtttgggtaatccccaatttttttttactgattacaattttggacaggtaactagtaactgtaatggattacatttagtaTGTGTATGTCAGAGATAGCATGGCAGCTTGGGGCTctggcagggcagggcagcaaaGCCCACCTGGAGACGCTGCTGCTGGAGCTGAGGGATCGGGAGGAGAGGAACGAAGAGACTCTACAGCAGCTCAAAGACCACATCACTACCCTACAGCCTGGGTGAGTCCACTAGATTGCAGCAAATGACCATCTCACACACTCAAAGTACATAAGTGATGAGTTATAACAAGTTATAAACAGACATGGTTATCAACtagaagaaaaaaagaaacataTAAATAAAGATGTTCTTCTGTGCTTTTCATAGGGTCAAAGAGGTCAGGTTTGACTCACCCAACCCTGACCACAGGAAGGGGCATAATGTCGTCTTTGACCTAATATCCTCTGTGGATGGACCCCTCTCCACCCAAATAAGGTAAGTAATACTAGTATGTCTTAGTGTAGCTACACCTCATAGAACAACACCACAGAAGTACACGTTATTATTAGCACCATTGTAGGTGATATTAGAAGCCGTAATCATAGAGCAAGTAAGTAGTTGTCAGGTCATTATAAAAAAAGAACATGTGTTCTCaatgacttacctggttaaataaagtctgTAAATAGATGCTGTAGTGTTAGTAGTAGCAACGTATTACTATCCTGCACCATATTTGTATCTATGTCTGTGTTTGACTGTCTGTTGGTGTGACAGAGCTCTGAGACTGGACTACATGCAGTCAGGTGGTTCTGATCCGGCTGTCCTGGCCCAGATGCATGACCTGCAGACAGAGGCCCACACTCTGGAGCAGCAGGCCCAACCTGGGGCTGACAACAATGGCAGGAGGAAGCGTGAGTGTCAATCCTGCATGGTCCTTCATTGGGGTATAGAGGATGTCACATTTGGTGCTTTGGTGCCACCTTTAGTGATTTATTTATATTGTGCATGTTTATGTCTGTGCCTGCACCTATTTGTCTTTCTGTTGTCTTTAAGAGACAAAGAACTGTATcctgtttgttttttaaataaaaaagtactgTATCGTCTTTACTTTGGTGCCTCTCTAACCACCCCTTCTCTCTGCCCAGGGGTGAAGCCTCCTCAGCGGGCTGGGAACTCAGAGGTCCTGGCTGTGGAGCAAGAAAACCAGAGACTGGAGGAAGAGATCTTCAGAATCCAGTTGGCCAGAGACAAACACCGTCGGGAAGACGAGCTCCATCAGATCCAGAGAGAACACACCCACTACATGGCCAGCATTCAGGCTGAGCTCGAGAGCCTTCGCAGGGAAgtagagagagccagagagggcCCTAGGGACCGGAGGCTGCCCCcaccccctccacctccacctctgttCCCTGCCCCACCAGCCATGCATCCCCTTGCCCAGATACATGCCCCTCCAGCCCTGGTAAAGTTATGATGTTAATAGTGCTGTTAATCTATCTGGTTCTCTCTGAAGACATTAGGCCCATATAGTATATCCCCCCTATGATCTTGTTACAGACCCAGCCCAGGCCCCATTCCTCTCTCAAGGAAAGGCATGTACTCGACCCCCTGGACTCCCTTGGGCCTGCGCCCTACGACCCTGCGTGAGTCCATTATGACTAGCACATCTATGTTGGCTATTTCACTTTTCTATATGAGTAAAATTAAACATTACCTTCACATACATTATTAGAGACACATTTCTGTTACTCTACAGATGTGCAGGTATGAAGTACCGCTAAACTACTCTAAACCCTGTTGATTTGCAGGGCTGGTTTTGCTGTCTTTTATGACTTGATGCTTGGGCTAGATGTCACGCTGACGGTTCTGCGTCTGGTGGCCGGTCTCTACTCTGGAGGCCAGGAGGTGGGGCGGCCTACCCCATTGCCCCCTACACAGTGCCAGCCTGTAGGGGGTCAGCCCTATACACACACTGTGCCCCCTGGGAACTATGCCCCCCTGGCAGTCAAACAGCCTATGCCCAGGTAAGCACTGCACCCTGAGAAGAAAAAGTACCTGTGAATCTCACCTGTAGCATGTTGGCTGGAGTACATCGGTGACAGCACACCTTCCCTGAGATCAAAAGGCAATTGTTGCTCACTGAGTGACAGACTTGTTTCTTGCTCTGTTAGCTAAGGTTGCCTTTAagttgtgtgtgttgttgttcagaAGGTTTAAGACAAAACTctctgcctcccgagtggcgcagcggtctaaggcactgcatcgcagtgctagaggcgtcattatagacccgggttcgattccaggctgtgttgcagccggctgcgaccaggagacccatgaggtggctcacaattggcccagcgtcgtccgggttaggccgGCTAGGATGTTCTTGtgccattgcgctctagcgactccttgggGCGGGCCAGGTTGCACGCTGACTTCGGACGCCaattgtacagtgtttcctccaacatatTGGTGCAGctgacttccgggttaagcgagcagtgtgtcaagaagcagtgcggcttggcagagtcgtgtttcggaggacgcatggttcTACGCATggttctcgaccttcgcctctcccgagtccgtatgggagttgcagcgatgggacaagactgtaactaccaattggatatcacgaaattggggagaaaaaggggtaacaaaaaatatatttgtaaaaaatatatatacagtggggagaacaagtatttgatacactgccgattttgcaggttttcctacttacaaagcatgtagaggtctgtaatttttatcataggtacacttcaactgtgagaggcggaatctaaaacaaaaatccagaaaatcaaattgtatgatttttaagtaattaatttgcattttattgcatgacataagtatttgatacatcagaaaagcagaacttaatatttggtacagaaacctttgtttgcaattacagagatcatatgtttcctgtaggtcttgaccaggtttgcacacactgcagcagggattttggcccactcctccatacagaccttctccagatccttcaggtttcggggctgtcgctgggcaacccaaccgtgaagcatggaggtggaaacataattctttggggatgcttttctgcaaaggggacaggacgactgcaccgtattgaggggaggatggatggggccatgtatcgcgagatcttggccaacaacctccttccctcagtaagagcattgaagatgggtcgtggctgggtcttccagcatgacaacaacccgaaacacacagccagggcaactaaggagtggctccgtaagaagcatctcaaggtcctggagtggcctagccagtctccagacctgaacccaagaaaaaatatttggagggagctgaaagtccgtattgcccagcgacagccccgaaacctgaaggatctggagaaggtctgtatggaggagtgggccaaaatccctgctacagtgtgtgcaaacctggtcaagacctacaggaaacgtatgatctctgtaattgcaaacaaaggtttctgtaccaaatattaagttctgcttttctgatgtatcaaatacttatgtcatgcaataaaatgtaaattaattacttaaaaatcatacaatgtgattttctggatttttgttttagattccgtctctcacagtttaagtgtacctatgataaaaattacagacctctacatgctttgtaagtaggaaaacctgcaaaattggcagtgtatcaaatacttgttctccccactgtatatatatatatatatatatatatatatatatatatatatgtacatatctCTACCTTCAGGATGCAGccgtctccctccctgtctctagtGGTTGAGCTTCAAGCTGCTGGAGGTCTGGACACCTACGGTCAGGAGGTCCAGAGGCTGGTGTCCCGGGGCTGGGCACGGCTGGAGCTCTTCGACCAGCACAACCAGGTCCAGAGCGGGTACTGGAGAGTGCCAGTACGTGCCCTCCCCGTCCGACCCTCCCTCAGTCCAAGCCAGCTCAACTCAGTCCCCCAGGTGAGGGTAGAAACCCGTCTGGCTGACTGCTAGTGGTTAGAATGAAGTTTGATTGAATATCCATTATACATAATGATGTCTTAAAATGACAAAGAATATCATAACAGTTGATGatgacatgattccatatgtgttatttcatagttttgatgtcttcactattagaaaatagtaaaaaataaagaaacacccttgaatgagtaggtgtgtccaaacttttcactggtaaaTTACatacagtttggacacacctactcattcaagggtttttctttatttttactactttctacattgtagaataatagtgaagacatcaaaactatgaaataacacatatagaatcatgtagtaaccaaaaaagtgttaaacaaatcaaaatatattttatatatgagattcttcaaatagccaccctttgccttgatgacagctttgcacactcttggcattctctcaagcagcttcacctggagtgcttttccaacaatcttgaaggagttcccacatatgctgagcacttgtaggctgcttttccttcactctgccgtatgacttatcccaaaccatctcaattgggttgaggtcgggggattgtggaggccaggtcatctgatgcggcactccatcactctccttcttggtaaaatagcccttcacagccaggaggtgtgttgggtcattgtcctgttgaaaaacaaatgatagtccctctaagcccaaaccagatgcgatggtgtctcgctgcagaatgctgtggtagccatgctggttaagtgggccttgaattctaaataaatcacagatagtgtcaccagcaaagcacccccacaccataacacctcctcctccatgctttacggtgggaactatacatgcggagatcatccgttcacccacaccgcgtctcacaaagacacggcggttggaaccaaacatctccaatttggactccagaccaatttccaccggtctaatgtccattgctcgtgtttcttggcccaagcaggtctcttcctcttattggtgtcctttagttgtggtttctttgcagcaattcgaccatgaaggcctgattcacacagtcccctctgaacagttcatgttgagatgtgtctgtgaactctatgaagcatttatttgggctgccatttctgaggctggtaactctaatgaacttatcctctgcagcagaggcaactctgggtcttccattcctgtggcggtcctcataagagccagtttcatcatagcgcttgatagtttttgcgactgcgcttgaagatactttcaaagttcttgagattttccgtattgactgtccttcatgtcttaaagtaatgatggactgtcgtttctct
This window encodes:
- the LOC121539864 gene encoding coiled-coil domain-containing protein 17-like, with the protein product MSIQESMPNLPKWPTETEGLEDQVQVFGRKWGHRERLREMAEQRDQQLAEIQTHNHLLEQQREEIAWQLGALAGQGSKAHLETLLLELRDREERNEETLQQLKDHITTLQPGVKEVRFDSPNPDHRKGHNVVFDLISSVDGPLSTQIRALRLDYMQSGGSDPAVLAQMHDLQTEAHTLEQQAQPGADNNGRRKLLYRLYFGASLTTPSLCPGVKPPQRAGNSEVLAVEQENQRLEEEIFRIQLARDKHRREDELHQIQREHTHYMASIQAELESLRREVERAREGPRDRRLPPPPPPPPLFPAPPAMHPLAQIHAPPALTQPRPHSSLKERHVLDPLDSLGPAPYDPA
- the LOC121539933 gene encoding coiled-coil domain-containing protein 17-like gives rise to the protein MLGLDVTLTVLRLVAGLYSGGQEVGRPTPLPPTQCQPVGGQPYTHTVPPGNYAPLAVKQPMPRMQPSPSLSLVVELQAAGGLDTYGQEVQRLVSRGWARLELFDQHNQVQSGYWRVPVRALPVRPSLSPSQLNSVPQVGNTELCLRVVNARDRDVQSLAKIDPSNTSHYKYPSMVSNLPATLQGNRPLPMSTLQPSAANHFLSLLPYTDHKDPPPMEEPNQR